From one Streptomyces sp. ICC1 genomic stretch:
- a CDS encoding ECF transporter S component, which yields MLAPGHWLTVSQVAAALVLVTLIGIAAFGWPLLADRQSGFAHSQDAPWLFAALLPLLVGVVVATIADDGMDAKAVAMLGVLAAVGAALRPLGAGTAGLEPMFFLMVLSGRVLGPGFGFVLGAVTMFASALLTGGVGPWMPFQMLAMGWFSLGAGLLPGPDRIRGRAELAMLALYGFLGSFAYGTVMNLQGWVILQGMGQGISFHPGDPVAANLTRFLAYCLATSLGWDLGRAALTVVLTLTIGPTLLKALRRATRKAAFDAPVSFDPGAGSDPEPSPERDTDAHGA from the coding sequence ATCCTGGCCCCGGGCCACTGGCTCACGGTCTCCCAGGTCGCCGCGGCCCTCGTCCTCGTCACCCTCATCGGCATCGCCGCCTTCGGCTGGCCCCTCCTCGCCGACCGCCAGTCCGGCTTCGCCCACTCCCAGGACGCCCCCTGGCTCTTCGCCGCCCTGCTGCCCCTGCTCGTCGGGGTGGTCGTCGCGACCATCGCGGACGACGGCATGGACGCCAAGGCCGTCGCCATGCTCGGCGTACTGGCCGCCGTCGGGGCCGCGCTGCGCCCCCTGGGCGCGGGCACGGCCGGTCTCGAGCCGATGTTCTTCCTGATGGTGCTGAGCGGCCGCGTCCTCGGCCCGGGATTCGGCTTCGTCCTCGGCGCGGTCACGATGTTCGCGTCGGCCCTGCTCACGGGCGGGGTGGGGCCGTGGATGCCGTTCCAGATGCTCGCGATGGGCTGGTTCTCGCTCGGCGCGGGCCTGCTGCCGGGGCCGGACCGGATCAGGGGACGGGCCGAGCTGGCGATGCTCGCGCTGTACGGGTTCCTGGGCTCGTTCGCGTACGGCACGGTCATGAACCTGCAGGGCTGGGTGATCCTGCAGGGCATGGGCCAGGGCATCTCCTTCCACCCGGGGGACCCGGTGGCCGCGAACCTGACCCGCTTCCTGGCCTACTGCCTGGCGACGTCGCTGGGCTGGGACCTGGGGCGGGCCGCGCTGACCGTCGTACTGACGCTCACGATCGGCCCGACGCTGCTGAAGGCGTTGCGGCGGGCGACGCGGAAAGCTGCCTTCGACGCGCCCGTTTCCTTCGATCCGGGGGCCGGATCCGACCCCGAACCTTCCCCTGAAAGGGATACGGACGCGCACGGAGCGTGA